The Manihot esculenta cultivar AM560-2 chromosome 1, M.esculenta_v8, whole genome shotgun sequence genome has a window encoding:
- the LOC110627462 gene encoding signal peptide peptidase-like 2, whose amino-acid sequence MDLEKLYLVISVAIVISLVSYPSSVTAGDIVHDDDSAPKKPGCENDFVLVKVQTWINGIEDAEFVGVGARFGTTIVSKEKNANQTRLTLSDPRDCCTPPKKKLDRDIIMVDRGKCKFTTKANNAEAAGASAVLIINNQKELYKMVCEPDETDLDIKIPAVMLPQDAGASLEKMLLNSSSVSVQLYSPKRPLVDIAEVFLWLMAVVTILCASYWSAWSAREAAIEHDKLLKDAVDEIPNDKVVGVSSIVDINTTSAVLFVVVASCFLVMLYKLMSYWFVELLVVLFCIGGVEGLQTCLVALLSRWFKHAGESYIKIPFFGPVSQLTLAVSPFCITFAVVWAVYRNVSFAWIGQDILGIALIITVLQIVHVPNLKVGTVLLSCAFLYDIFWVFVSKKLFHESVMIVVARGDRSGEDGIPMLLKIPRMFDPWGGYSIIGFGDILLPGLVIAFSLRYDWLASKSLRAGYFLWAMMAYGLGLLITYVALNLMDGHGQPALLYIVPFTLGTFLTLGKKRGDLNILWTKGEPERACPHVHLEHSHELNMEK is encoded by the exons ATGGATTTGGAGAAGCTCTATTTAGTTATCTCTGTTGCAATTGTGATTTCGTTGGTCTCTTATCCGTCTTCCGTTACAGCTGGGGACATAGTTCATGACGATGATTCTGCTCCCAAAAAGCCTGGATGCGAGAACGACTTCGTCTTG GTAAAAGTCCAAACTTGGATCAATGGTATAGAGGATGCTGAATTTGTTGGCGTGGGTGCTAGATTTGGCACCACCATTGTATCAAAGGAGAAAAATGCTAATCAAACTCGCCTCACTCTTTCAGATCCTCGAGATTGTTGTACTCCTCCCAAGAAAAAG CTTGATAGGGATATCATTATGGTTGATCGAGGCAAGTGCAAATTCACGACCAAAGCAAACAATGCAGAAGCTGCCGGTGCTTCTGCTGTCCTTATAATAAATAACCAAAAag AACTTTACAAGATGGTTTGTGAGCCCGATGAAACTGATCTTGACATAAAAATACCTGCTGTTATGCTACCACAAGATGCTGGTGCAAGCTTGGAAAAAATGTTGTTGAATAGTTCATCAG TGTCTGTGCAGCTATACTCTCCAAAGCGACCACTAGTTGATATAGCCGAAGTATTTTTGTGGCTGATGGCAGTTGTTACCATCTTGTGTGCATCTTACTGGTCTGCATGGAGTGCTAGAGAAGCAGCTATTGAACATGACAAGCTATTGAAG GATGCTGTAGATGAAATTCCAAATGACAAAGTCGTGGGTGTTAGTAGCATCGTAGACATCAACACAACATCAGCTGTCCTGTTTGTTGTTGTCGCTTCATGCTTCTTGGTCATGCTTTACAAACTTATGTCATACTGGTTTGTTGAGCTTTTGGTGGTTCTTTTTTGCATAGGCGGGGTTGAG GGCTTGCAAACCTGTCTAGTTGCTTTATTATCAAG GTGGTTCAAGCATGCAGGGGAATCGTACATTAAAATACCTTTCTTTGGACCTGTTTCACAACTAACATTGGCTGTTTCACCATTCTGCATAACATTTGCTGTTGTTTGGGCTGTCTATCGCAATGTCTCCTTTGCCTGGATCGGCCAAGATATACTA GGAATTGCACTGATAATCACTGTTCTGCAAATTGTCCATGTACCTAAcctcaag GTGGGAACAGTTCTTCTTAGTTGTGCATTCTTGTATGACATCTTCTGGGTGTTCGTTTCTAAGAAGTTGTTCCATGAAAGTGTCATGATTGTG GTGGCTCGTGGCGATAGAAGTGGAGAAGATGGTATACCCATGTTGTTAAAGATCCCTCGAATGTTTGATCCCTGGGGTGGTTACAGCATTATAGGATTTGGCGACATCCTTCTACCTGGACTGGTGATAGCATTCTCACTCAG GTATGATTGGTTGGCAAGTAAGTCTCTTCGAGCTGGATACTTCTTGTGGGCAATGATGGCTTATGGATTAG GTCTTCTCATCACATATGTGGCCCTTAACTTGATGGATGGCCATGGCCAACCTGCATTGCTCTACATTGTCCCATTCACTCTTG GAACCTTTCTGACATTGGGAAAGAAAAGAGGTGATCTCAACATTTTATGGACAAAAGGAGAACCAGAAAGAGCTTGCCCCCATGTCCATCTTGAACACTCTCATGAACTGAACATGGAAAAGTAA